The Polyangium aurulentum genomic interval GAGCACGGTGGACGGCCAGCTCCAGGGCAGCGCAAAGCAGATCACCTGGACCGGGACGGGCCAGGTTTATTCGCAGCTCTCGGCGGGCCAGCCGGGCGTCGATCTGTCACCGTACTACAACTCGGAGACCTCCATCGTCTTCCGCGCGCGGGTCGACACGCCGCCCGCGGGGACGCTGGTCACGCTCTCGTCGCATTGCGTGTATCCCTGCTTCGCCGACGTGAACATGGCGAGCACGATCGCCACGATCGCCGACGGGCAATGGCACGAGCTCTCTTATCCGCTCAAGTGCCTGACGGACAAAGGGCTCGACATCACCAACGTGAACACGCCCTTCCTCATTTACTCGGACGCGCCCGTCTCGATGTCGATCGAGAATGTCCGCTGGGAGCCCTGGACCGCAGGGGCCACGCCGGACTGCAGCGCGCCCAAGGTGACGCCATAGCACCGGATCTCCGGTCGCGCCAGCCACGTCCGCGGGGATTGCATCCCTGATCGTGTGCTCCAGGCCCGTCCTTCGCAGAGAGGGACGGGCCTCGTTCTTGGGCTTCACATCCGCGCGAAAACACGGTACCGCAGGATAGCCGTGCTCGTCGCCTCGTGATGTGAAGGCCCGCGGACGGCAATGGAGGCCACGGAATGCGTACAACGCAGGTTCAAGTGCTCGGTCGGGTCGTCGCGCTTCCGAACAAGGTGGAGCAGCTCGGCGTGGTCCTTCGGGGCCTGGTCGAGCCGTCTCGCGCACACGCGGGGTGCCTTCGTTACGAGCTCACGCAAAATCTGGCGGATCCGACCGAGTTCGTGTTCGTCGAGGTGTGGGAAAGCGAAGCGTTGCTCGACGCTCATCTGGGCACCAAGCTGCTCGCGGACGCCATTGCAGCGCTGGACGGGCTGGTCGCTGGTCCTCCCGACATCCGTCGATTCCGTCAGCTCGCGTAGTCGGGTAGGCGAGGGCCACCGATGCTCGCTGAGGCCCAGGGCTGGCTCGAAGCGCTCCCGGAAGCGACGGCCCTTCTCGACGACGCCGGGAGCGTTCTCGCGCACAATGACGAATTCCTTCGATTGCTCGGCACGAGCGAGCGCTGCGTGGGCGAGCCG includes:
- a CDS encoding putative quinol monooxygenase; its protein translation is MRTTQVQVLGRVVALPNKVEQLGVVLRGLVEPSRAHAGCLRYELTQNLADPTEFVFVEVWESEALLDAHLGTKLLADAIAALDGLVAGPPDIRRFRQLA